A genomic segment from Legionella micdadei encodes:
- a CDS encoding murein hydrolase activator EnvC family protein, producing the protein MSSRIKRLLSICLIISVSVWAEPASLTQTKSKLKQLDEQISKLKQTLASANDKRGVLDKELANTERQIGEGIHSLRNIQQDINTKQQKIVNLQQSVNDLNKQLIAQQQLLAEHVRARYKMGEYQPLKWLMNQDDPYAISRLLTFHQYLVRSRQNIIDQIDMTKQNLTLNQETLKTELEAQRQLQQQLNKHQQELEQNKHYHEAVIQSLNNEIQTKQLTLSEYERNKKNLSQLLKTLAQQSIIQVKQPFTQMRKKLPRPVRIQPQALQKMNQGVTFFAGEGTPVTAVYPGKVVFSDWLNGYGLLLILDHGQGFMTLYAHNQSLFKQKGETVLQGEQIAAVGHSGGLKQNGLYFEVRHRGKAISPLDWLS; encoded by the coding sequence ATGAGCTCTCGAATTAAACGTCTCCTTAGTATTTGCTTGATAATTTCAGTCAGCGTTTGGGCTGAACCCGCTTCGCTTACTCAAACTAAGAGTAAGCTCAAGCAACTTGATGAGCAGATCAGTAAACTCAAACAAACCTTAGCTTCGGCAAATGACAAACGCGGAGTATTGGATAAGGAGCTTGCGAATACAGAAAGGCAAATCGGTGAAGGGATACACTCATTACGCAACATCCAACAAGATATCAACACTAAACAACAAAAGATTGTCAATTTGCAACAAAGTGTGAATGATTTAAATAAGCAACTGATTGCTCAACAACAGCTGCTCGCTGAACATGTTCGCGCCCGTTATAAGATGGGCGAATATCAGCCTTTAAAGTGGTTAATGAACCAAGATGATCCCTACGCCATTAGCCGGTTGCTTACGTTTCACCAGTATTTGGTACGCTCACGGCAAAATATCATCGACCAAATCGATATGACCAAACAAAATCTTACTCTTAACCAAGAAACACTAAAAACAGAGCTCGAAGCCCAACGGCAATTACAACAACAATTGAATAAACACCAACAAGAACTTGAACAAAATAAGCATTATCACGAAGCAGTCATTCAATCCCTCAATAATGAAATTCAAACCAAGCAATTGACTCTTTCTGAATACGAACGCAATAAGAAAAATTTATCTCAGCTTCTGAAAACTTTAGCGCAGCAAAGCATTATACAAGTCAAGCAACCTTTTACCCAAATGCGCAAAAAACTTCCAAGGCCCGTTCGAATCCAACCTCAAGCCTTACAAAAAATGAATCAAGGAGTGACATTTTTTGCCGGAGAAGGCACACCAGTAACCGCCGTTTACCCTGGCAAAGTAGTCTTTAGTGATTGGCTAAATGGTTACGGTTTATTGTTAATTCTCGATCATGGTCAAGGCTTCATGACCTTGTATGCTCATAATCAATCCTTGTTTAAACAAAAAGGTGAAACTGTCCTTCAAGGGGAACAAATTGCTGCAGTCGGCCACAGCGGCGGACTGAAGCAAAACGGACTATACTTCGAAGTAAGACATCGTGGTAAAGCGATCTCACCCCTAGATTGGTTGTCTTAA
- the gpmI gene encoding 2,3-bisphosphoglycerate-independent phosphoglycerate mutase, whose product MRKNVPLVLMILDGWGYRKEKEHNAIFAANTPQWDEWWATRPHILLDASGHQVGLPDEQMGNSEVGHMHIGAGRVIYQDFTRINEAIANGEFNQNAVLIKLIEEAKTDGKTVHVMGLLSQGGVHSHENHLFAFLALCAKHAFNRVCLHLFLDGRDTPPQSALESLTKLRQQLEIYPVASIKSITGRYFAMDRDKRWERIAPVYHLLTECKSSYHFNSAEEAVKASYAEKKSDEFIPPTLIGECEPIEDGDSILFFNFRADRARQLTQALIDENFDGFIRPKQPTLSHFVSMTQYAKNLSTECVFPPLNLHNTLGEVIAANGLSQLRIAETEKYAHVTFFFNGGSEHVFPNEDRILIPSPLVATYDLLPEMSAPELTHALIDAIRSEAYDVIICNYANADMVGHSGDFAATKRAIECLDQCMHEVWQALASTGGSLLITADHGNAEAMYDETTHQAHTAHTCQPVPLLYVGGDWQFNKDKGSLIDIAPTVLALLDIKQPPEMTGSALLAETHELSN is encoded by the coding sequence ATGCGTAAAAATGTACCGCTTGTCTTAATGATCCTAGACGGCTGGGGGTACCGTAAAGAAAAAGAACATAATGCAATTTTCGCAGCCAACACTCCTCAATGGGATGAATGGTGGGCAACTCGACCCCACATTTTGCTTGATGCCTCAGGACACCAAGTTGGATTGCCCGACGAGCAAATGGGAAATTCCGAAGTGGGTCACATGCACATCGGAGCGGGTCGTGTCATCTATCAGGATTTCACCCGCATTAACGAAGCCATTGCCAATGGGGAATTTAACCAAAATGCAGTACTCATTAAACTTATTGAAGAGGCAAAAACAGATGGGAAAACAGTGCATGTGATGGGACTGCTTTCTCAAGGAGGGGTACATAGCCATGAAAACCATTTATTTGCTTTTCTTGCGCTGTGTGCGAAACACGCTTTTAACCGGGTTTGTCTGCATCTGTTTCTTGATGGTCGCGACACTCCGCCGCAAAGTGCTTTAGAAAGTTTAACAAAACTTAGACAACAGCTTGAGATTTATCCTGTAGCTTCTATCAAGTCAATTACCGGGCGTTATTTTGCAATGGATCGCGACAAACGCTGGGAGCGAATAGCACCTGTTTATCATTTATTAACAGAATGTAAAAGCAGTTATCACTTTAATTCAGCAGAAGAGGCCGTTAAAGCATCTTATGCAGAAAAAAAATCAGACGAATTCATCCCCCCTACTTTAATTGGTGAATGTGAGCCTATAGAGGATGGCGATTCCATTTTATTCTTTAACTTTCGCGCTGACCGTGCACGTCAATTGACACAAGCGCTTATTGACGAAAACTTTGATGGCTTTATTCGTCCAAAGCAGCCTACTCTGAGCCATTTTGTAAGCATGACCCAATATGCGAAAAATTTATCCACAGAATGTGTCTTCCCCCCTTTAAATTTACACAACACACTTGGGGAGGTCATCGCAGCAAATGGATTAAGCCAACTGCGGATTGCCGAGACAGAAAAATATGCTCATGTGACTTTTTTCTTTAATGGCGGTTCGGAGCATGTTTTTCCTAACGAAGACCGGATTCTCATCCCATCTCCTTTAGTTGCTACCTACGACTTACTTCCAGAGATGAGCGCTCCGGAACTCACACACGCATTAATAGACGCCATCCGCAGCGAGGCTTATGATGTCATCATTTGTAACTATGCCAATGCAGACATGGTCGGCCATAGCGGCGATTTCGCAGCCACTAAAAGAGCCATTGAGTGTTTGGATCAGTGCATGCACGAAGTTTGGCAGGCATTGGCAAGTACTGGAGGTTCTTTATTAATCACAGCAGATCACGGTAACGCTGAAGCCATGTATGATGAAACCACCCATCAAGCACATACTGCCCATACTTGTCAGCCCGTGCCTTTACTTTATGTGGGGGGGGATTGGCAATTTAATAAAGATAAAGGAAGTTTAATTGATATTGCCCCTACCGTTTTAGCCTTACTCGATATTAAACAACCCCCTGAAATGACAGGTAGCGCATTATTGGCGGAAACCCATGAGCTCTCGAATTAA
- a CDS encoding isoprenyl transferase, with translation MNDSLPQHIAIVMDGNGRWAENRGLLRIEGHRAGVEAVKTVIRCCLESQIPILSLFAFSSENWSRPENEVEFLMQLFIEALSHEVQELHQHGIQLRFTGDRQALSPTLCEQMHAAEELTKNNTRLTLNVVVNYGGKWDIVQATKSIAKKVFAGELTVDAIDESVLAEALSTHGLQDPDLFIRTSGEQRISNFFLWQLAYTELYFADVHWPDFNADEFQKALASFSRRERRYGKTSQQLKESNHV, from the coding sequence TTGAATGATAGCTTACCTCAACATATTGCCATTGTGATGGATGGGAATGGTCGTTGGGCAGAAAATCGTGGTTTGCTGCGAATCGAAGGTCATCGCGCCGGAGTTGAGGCAGTCAAGACAGTAATTCGTTGTTGCTTAGAAAGTCAAATACCCATCCTCAGTTTGTTTGCTTTCAGCAGCGAAAATTGGTCAAGGCCGGAAAATGAGGTTGAATTTCTCATGCAGCTTTTTATCGAAGCTCTAAGCCACGAAGTGCAGGAGCTACATCAGCATGGCATTCAACTGCGGTTTACTGGAGATAGGCAAGCTTTATCCCCAACCCTATGTGAGCAGATGCATGCTGCAGAAGAGTTAACTAAAAATAATACACGATTGACATTAAATGTTGTTGTCAATTACGGGGGTAAATGGGATATAGTCCAGGCAACAAAATCCATTGCAAAAAAAGTTTTTGCCGGCGAATTAACCGTGGATGCCATTGACGAAAGTGTTTTAGCTGAGGCGTTAAGTACACACGGTTTACAGGATCCCGATTTATTCATTCGTACTAGTGGAGAACAGCGAATTTCTAACTTTTTTCTTTGGCAGCTGGCATATACTGAGCTGTATTTTGCTGATGTACACTGGCCTGATTTTAACGCTGATGAGTTTCAAAAAGCACTCGCTAGTTTTAGTCGAAGAGAGCGGCGTTATGGTAAAACTTCCCAGCAACTGAAAGAGTCAAATCATGTTTAG
- a CDS encoding phosphatidate cytidylyltransferase has protein sequence MFRQRLLTTLILAPLVLFIIFYAKSWIFTGLVGLLLTACGLEWLVLIPVKQLWLKMTFIALLLGAAWVSHFAFYYWLVVGIVLWLAIFVAIVSFPKSQRVWGYSWVVFLAGLFLLPLFAQTLLRIYEAPQGKNLIVYLLFLIWAADIGAYLMGKQWGKHKLIPLVSPGKTIEGSLGGFTLSMLIALGGYFYFQPKSLVYWFLIAIITTLTSMIGDLFISMLKRRTNIKDTGHILPGHGGILDRLDSLIAASSLFYSGLFFLNPGL, from the coding sequence ATGTTTAGACAACGGTTATTAACCACGTTAATCCTTGCGCCGCTTGTTTTGTTTATCATTTTCTATGCAAAAAGCTGGATTTTTACTGGCTTAGTTGGGCTACTATTGACGGCCTGCGGTTTAGAGTGGTTGGTGTTAATTCCAGTTAAGCAGCTTTGGTTAAAGATGACTTTTATTGCCCTTTTATTAGGAGCTGCGTGGGTTAGTCATTTTGCATTTTATTATTGGCTTGTCGTTGGAATAGTACTTTGGTTAGCCATTTTTGTTGCAATAGTTAGCTTCCCTAAATCTCAGCGCGTTTGGGGATATTCTTGGGTTGTTTTCCTGGCAGGATTATTTTTACTCCCTTTGTTTGCGCAGACCCTATTGAGAATTTATGAGGCACCTCAGGGAAAAAATTTAATTGTTTACTTGCTGTTTTTAATTTGGGCAGCAGATATCGGCGCTTATTTAATGGGCAAACAATGGGGAAAACACAAATTAATCCCTTTAGTTAGTCCAGGAAAAACGATTGAAGGGTCATTGGGTGGTTTTACATTGTCGATGTTGATTGCATTGGGGGGCTATTTTTATTTCCAGCCAAAAAGCTTGGTGTATTGGTTCTTAATTGCAATTATTACCACTTTAACCTCTATGATAGGCGATTTATTCATATCAATGCTTAAAAGACGAACTAATATTAAAGATACTGGGCATATATTGCCTGGGCATGGCGGGATTCTCGATCGTTTAGACAGTTTAATCGCTGCCTCATCTCTATTTTATAGTGGGTTGTTTTTTCTAAACCCGGGATTATAA
- the rseP gene encoding RIP metalloprotease RseP: MVTTLLYFFLALLLLITVHEYGHFLVARLCGVKVLRFSFGFGKVLARWRDKQGTEYAWSLFPLGGYVKMLDEAEGEVPAHERHLAFNTKSVWSRIAIIVAGPLFNFIFAFVALWLVLVIGIQSLAPMIDGVKPGSIAATAGLTPKQEILALDGKKITSWRDFQFALMPLLGSDTTVPLTVKSLENGQMKTVFLPLAHWELDTKKPDPLNSLGINPFIPRIPPVIGEVVDDSPAKAAGLQRGDVIAKINGKPIDDWLELVEYVKRHPGEQLSLVIKRQGQEQIVNLPIGTKLNEGQQEGFLGLRSEKMDWPKQWLRTQRLSPLQAVSTAFYQTTELTGATFSLIGRFITGKLALQSISGPVGIAQGAGESGRSGLTYYLSFLALVSISLGVLNLLPIPMLDGGHLLYCVIEVIRGRPLPDNVKSVGIYLGLMVLMGLMLLALSNDISRLTN; encoded by the coding sequence ATGGTTACAACCTTGCTTTATTTTTTTCTGGCTTTATTGCTGTTAATCACAGTGCATGAGTATGGACATTTCTTAGTAGCTCGTCTCTGTGGAGTGAAGGTTTTACGTTTTTCTTTTGGTTTTGGCAAAGTATTAGCGCGTTGGCGTGATAAACAAGGGACAGAATATGCTTGGTCTCTTTTTCCATTAGGTGGTTATGTAAAAATGCTGGATGAAGCAGAGGGGGAGGTTCCTGCCCATGAACGTCATTTAGCTTTTAATACTAAATCGGTTTGGTCACGAATTGCTATTATTGTTGCAGGGCCGTTATTTAATTTTATTTTTGCCTTTGTAGCCTTATGGCTAGTACTTGTCATTGGCATCCAATCGTTAGCACCAATGATTGACGGAGTGAAGCCAGGCAGCATTGCTGCAACAGCTGGTTTAACACCTAAGCAAGAGATTTTGGCTTTGGATGGTAAAAAAATCACCAGTTGGCGTGATTTTCAATTTGCATTAATGCCTTTGCTAGGTAGTGATACAACCGTCCCGCTTACAGTAAAATCCTTAGAGAATGGGCAAATGAAAACAGTATTCTTACCTCTTGCGCATTGGGAGTTGGATACAAAAAAACCTGATCCTTTAAATAGTTTGGGTATAAACCCTTTTATCCCCAGGATTCCGCCTGTAATTGGCGAAGTGGTGGATGATTCACCTGCAAAGGCTGCAGGTTTACAACGAGGTGATGTCATAGCGAAAATCAATGGCAAGCCTATAGATGATTGGCTGGAATTGGTCGAGTATGTAAAACGTCATCCTGGTGAACAATTATCCTTAGTCATAAAAAGGCAAGGGCAAGAGCAAATTGTTAATTTACCTATTGGCACTAAACTGAATGAGGGGCAGCAAGAGGGTTTTCTCGGGCTTCGCTCGGAAAAAATGGATTGGCCTAAGCAGTGGTTACGTACGCAACGCCTAAGCCCTTTACAAGCAGTTAGTACAGCTTTCTACCAAACCACTGAGTTAACAGGGGCTACTTTTTCATTGATTGGCCGTTTTATCACAGGAAAATTAGCTTTACAAAGTATTAGTGGCCCAGTTGGTATTGCTCAGGGAGCAGGTGAATCGGGTCGTAGTGGATTAACTTATTACCTGTCGTTTTTAGCATTAGTAAGCATTAGCTTAGGTGTATTGAATTTGCTTCCAATCCCTATGCTTGATGGTGGACATTTGTTGTATTGTGTGATCGAAGTTATTCGAGGTAGACCACTCCCTGATAACGTAAAATCAGTGGGTATTTATTTAGGACTAATGGTACTAATGGGATTAATGTTATTGGCATTAAGTAACGATATTTCGCGCTTAACCAATTGA
- the bamA gene encoding outer membrane protein assembly factor BamA, producing MKKVSRKILLGICCSAALTWSAQVSAAGEFIVRDIKITGLHRISAGTVLNYLPVQVGEEIGPASTAQIIRALYDTGFFQSVELERQGNTLIVNVVERATIGSVTVVGNKEIPSDKMKELLKELGLVKGRVYQRSSLERLEKELKQAYNARGKYNARIETSVKTLTENRVAINATISEGRVSRIKEIKFIGNHDFSSNELLPQMSLSTSSIFTYLTKKDQYSKAAMDTSLESLRSFYLDRGYLKFRIVSSQVLLSPDKKDVFINIHIEEGPQYRFAGYSVIGKTILPKEKIDALVQVKKGDVFSRKKVTESISAIGLALGDIGYGFPAINAEPRIDEANKTVFITFVVEPGRHVYVRRINFHGNTKTADYVLRNVIRQNEGALLSLHNIKESERQMRLLGYLKNVNVKTTPVPGANNQVDLDVEIEEAPSAEATASLGYGTNGPQFNAAFNQHNFMGTGRSVGFGFNASYWGKDYSFNYYNPFYTKTGVGRGINLYYNTIDPKHLKDISVYSADRFGGDVNYNILLSEYSSLQLGYGYQDLRIKSVGIVQQIQNFVLLHGRNFHEIRLSSGWNRNTYDQMPYPTKGWNQQLNGLVALPASSRSLAYYKATYMTRFYQPLIRGFILTALGNIGYGNTFNRDGLPFFENYYAGGIAYPGQVRGYDSYSLGPRDNNRNALGGNFLVNGSAGLILPYPLSRDTVRTTIFTDVGNVYASRLPTFLTGTDSGPLRYSAGVSVEWRSPFGPLAFSLAKALNKQRFDDEQVFQFTLSSGF from the coding sequence ATGAAAAAAGTCAGTAGAAAAATTTTATTAGGTATATGTTGCTCAGCGGCGTTGACTTGGTCGGCACAAGTGAGTGCAGCAGGTGAATTCATTGTACGTGATATTAAAATTACCGGATTACATCGGATAAGTGCAGGGACTGTATTAAATTACTTACCCGTCCAAGTGGGTGAAGAAATCGGTCCTGCTTCCACCGCGCAAATTATTCGAGCCTTATATGATACCGGATTTTTTCAGTCAGTAGAGCTTGAAAGGCAAGGAAACACTCTAATTGTTAATGTTGTTGAAAGAGCAACCATTGGTTCAGTGACTGTCGTTGGGAATAAAGAAATTCCCAGTGACAAGATGAAAGAATTGCTAAAAGAACTTGGTCTAGTTAAAGGGCGAGTCTACCAACGATCTTCGCTTGAGCGTTTAGAAAAGGAGTTAAAACAAGCTTATAATGCACGTGGAAAGTATAATGCTCGTATTGAAACTAGTGTAAAAACGCTAACTGAGAATCGCGTAGCAATTAATGCGACTATTTCCGAGGGGCGTGTTTCGCGCATTAAAGAAATTAAATTCATCGGTAACCATGATTTTTCGAGTAATGAGCTGTTACCCCAGATGTCTTTGTCTACATCAAGCATTTTTACTTACCTTACTAAGAAGGACCAATACTCTAAAGCCGCAATGGATACTTCGTTAGAGTCTTTACGGTCGTTCTATCTTGATCGCGGTTATTTAAAATTCCGAATTGTCTCCTCACAAGTACTGTTATCACCTGACAAAAAAGACGTATTTATTAATATTCATATCGAAGAGGGACCGCAATACCGATTTGCTGGCTATTCGGTCATCGGCAAGACCATTCTACCTAAAGAGAAAATTGACGCACTTGTCCAAGTTAAGAAAGGGGACGTCTTCTCAAGAAAGAAAGTGACAGAAAGTATCTCTGCTATCGGTTTAGCACTGGGGGATATTGGTTATGGTTTTCCTGCGATCAACGCTGAGCCACGCATTGATGAAGCGAATAAAACCGTATTTATTACTTTTGTCGTTGAACCTGGACGTCATGTTTACGTACGACGCATTAATTTCCATGGCAACACTAAGACTGCTGACTATGTTTTACGGAATGTCATTCGTCAGAATGAGGGGGCACTACTCTCGTTACATAATATTAAGGAATCTGAAAGACAAATGCGTCTTTTAGGCTATTTAAAAAATGTTAATGTGAAAACCACTCCAGTTCCTGGGGCAAATAACCAGGTAGATTTGGATGTTGAAATCGAAGAGGCGCCATCCGCAGAAGCTACCGCTTCATTAGGATATGGAACCAATGGGCCCCAATTTAATGCGGCTTTTAATCAACATAACTTCATGGGTACAGGGCGCTCAGTAGGGTTTGGTTTTAATGCAAGCTACTGGGGTAAAGACTATTCATTTAATTACTATAACCCGTTTTATACCAAAACTGGTGTTGGGCGAGGTATTAACCTCTATTACAATACCATCGACCCCAAACACTTAAAAGATATTAGTGTTTATTCAGCCGATCGTTTTGGAGGAGACGTAAACTATAATATTCTTCTCAGCGAATACAGCAGCTTACAATTGGGTTATGGTTATCAGGACTTACGTATAAAGTCAGTTGGAATTGTCCAGCAAATCCAAAATTTCGTGCTTTTGCATGGCCGCAATTTTCATGAAATCCGTTTAAGCAGTGGTTGGAATCGCAACACCTACGATCAAATGCCTTATCCAACCAAAGGATGGAACCAACAACTCAATGGGTTGGTAGCGCTTCCTGCATCATCAAGATCACTGGCTTATTATAAAGCGACTTATATGACCCGTTTTTACCAGCCTCTCATCCGCGGATTTATTCTGACAGCTTTAGGCAACATAGGTTATGGAAATACCTTTAATAGAGACGGCTTACCTTTCTTTGAAAACTATTATGCTGGAGGTATCGCATACCCAGGTCAGGTGCGCGGTTACGACAGTTATTCTTTGGGGCCTAGAGATAACAATCGTAATGCGTTAGGAGGAAACTTTCTGGTCAACGGTAGTGCAGGACTTATTTTGCCTTATCCATTGAGCCGCGACACAGTCAGAACCACGATATTCACTGATGTGGGTAATGTGTATGCGAGCCGGTTACCTACTTTTTTGACTGGTACAGACTCAGGTCCTTTGCGCTATTCCGCGGGCGTGTCTGTTGAATGGCGTTCTCCTTTCGGGCCTTTAGCGTTCAGTTTAGCTAAAGCGTTAAACAAACAACGCTTTGATGATGAGCAGGTATTCCAATTTACTTTATCTTCAGGCTTTTAG
- a CDS encoding OmpH family outer membrane protein has translation MKRVTGILISLMLSVVGFNAFADVKIGVVDLQKIMQTSNQMKAIQQKLEKDFKPRRDKLVAMEEGLKQDMEKFKRDSSVMSESQKKDLEKKILSTQQTFEREGQQYQQELSTAHNEAMEDLYSKIRKAIAKVAETDKYDVVLQKDAAPFSSDKLDITDNVIKQIS, from the coding sequence ATGAAGCGTGTGACTGGGATTTTAATCTCGTTGATGTTAAGCGTCGTTGGGTTCAATGCATTTGCGGATGTAAAAATTGGTGTGGTGGACTTGCAGAAAATCATGCAAACCTCTAATCAAATGAAGGCGATCCAGCAAAAGCTAGAAAAAGATTTTAAACCCCGTCGTGACAAATTAGTCGCTATGGAAGAAGGTTTAAAACAAGATATGGAAAAATTTAAACGCGATAGTTCAGTAATGAGCGAATCACAAAAGAAAGATCTTGAGAAAAAAATTCTTTCTACTCAGCAAACTTTCGAAAGAGAAGGCCAACAATACCAACAAGAGTTGAGCACAGCTCATAACGAAGCGATGGAAGATCTTTATAGCAAAATCCGTAAGGCCATTGCTAAAGTCGCTGAGACTGATAAATATGATGTTGTTCTGCAAAAGGATGCAGCCCCTTTTAGTTCTGATAAGCTAGATATTACTGACAATGTGATTAAGCAAATCAGCTAA
- the lpxD gene encoding UDP-3-O-(3-hydroxymyristoyl)glucosamine N-acyltransferase has protein sequence MYTLAELARRLNGCLHGNAEQPIRGVASLSCATSTDLAYFDNIMMLQLLDKTQAGAVLLAAGHAKYCPVNSIVVTNPLLSITIAAEMLPQAAIEHQAGIHPTASVASSAVLGEQVAIGANTVIGSSAKLGNGVNVASNCVIEEGVSIGSHTTIHNGVYIHRGSKLGANVVIGSGVVVGARPFNSAKVQGRWHSGIAVGGVVIADYVQLGANTVIARGSLGDTYIGEGVHIDNLVHIAHDVAVGKNTAIAGCAAIGAYTQIGSHCIIGGASCIAAHINLVDDVVITGMSTVAKSLSKSGVYSSGTIVSEHHQWRRNAARFRRLDDYINRLAKLEREYSNKNKEQISQN, from the coding sequence GTGTATACCCTTGCCGAATTGGCACGCCGGCTTAATGGTTGCTTGCATGGCAATGCTGAGCAACCTATAAGAGGTGTTGCGTCCCTGAGTTGTGCTACCAGCACTGATCTAGCTTACTTTGACAATATAATGATGTTGCAGTTGTTAGATAAAACTCAGGCAGGTGCTGTGTTGTTAGCAGCCGGACATGCCAAATACTGTCCGGTCAATTCCATAGTCGTGACTAATCCCTTGCTCAGTATAACGATTGCTGCCGAAATGCTGCCACAGGCGGCTATCGAGCACCAAGCTGGCATCCATCCTACGGCATCGGTTGCTTCTTCAGCGGTTTTAGGGGAACAGGTTGCAATAGGCGCTAATACTGTAATCGGATCTTCAGCGAAGTTAGGGAACGGGGTAAATGTTGCCTCAAACTGCGTTATCGAAGAAGGGGTGAGTATAGGTTCGCATACTACCATTCATAATGGTGTCTACATCCATAGAGGGTCAAAATTAGGTGCCAATGTGGTGATTGGAAGTGGAGTGGTTGTTGGGGCAAGGCCTTTTAACAGTGCTAAAGTACAAGGACGATGGCATAGTGGCATTGCTGTTGGGGGAGTGGTGATTGCAGATTATGTACAGCTTGGTGCAAACACGGTTATTGCTAGGGGTTCATTAGGCGACACTTATATAGGCGAGGGCGTGCACATCGATAATTTGGTCCACATTGCCCATGATGTAGCTGTTGGTAAAAATACAGCAATCGCCGGCTGCGCAGCAATTGGTGCTTATACTCAGATTGGTTCACACTGTATTATTGGGGGAGCGAGTTGTATCGCTGCACATATTAATCTGGTCGATGATGTCGTGATTACGGGGATGTCAACTGTAGCCAAGTCGCTGTCTAAGTCTGGTGTTTATTCTTCGGGAACCATAGTAAGCGAGCATCATCAGTGGCGTCGTAACGCTGCGCGTTTCCGCCGTCTCGATGATTACATTAATCGGCTCGCAAAATTGGAGAGAGAGTATAGCAATAAAAACAAGGAGCAAATCTCCCAGAATTAG
- the fabZ gene encoding 3-hydroxyacyl-ACP dehydratase FabZ, with amino-acid sequence MSEPVDIIRILDLLPHRYPFILVDRVLEYTAFDYLIATKNVTINEPFFNGHFPGNPIMPGVLMLEALAQASALLSNLSRSPKEGHEFMYFFAGIDNAKFKHVVTPGDQLRLEVRLIGQKRDFWRMHGEAFVGDKLACSADLMSAAKEIKSDR; translated from the coding sequence ATGAGTGAACCCGTTGACATAATAAGAATTCTTGATCTATTGCCACACCGATACCCCTTTATCCTGGTTGATCGGGTTTTGGAATATACTGCATTCGATTATTTAATAGCCACAAAGAATGTGACAATCAATGAACCTTTTTTTAATGGACATTTTCCTGGAAATCCAATTATGCCAGGTGTGCTGATGCTTGAAGCTTTAGCGCAAGCAAGCGCGTTATTATCTAATTTGTCGCGCAGTCCGAAGGAAGGACACGAATTCATGTACTTTTTTGCAGGTATCGATAATGCTAAATTTAAGCATGTGGTGACTCCTGGGGATCAACTTCGCTTAGAGGTTAGACTGATTGGTCAAAAAAGAGATTTTTGGCGAATGCATGGTGAAGCATTTGTTGGTGACAAGCTTGCCTGCTCCGCAGACTTAATGAGTGCAGCAAAGGAAATAAAAAGTGATAGATGA
- the lpxA gene encoding acyl-ACP--UDP-N-acetylglucosamine O-acyltransferase: MIDERAMIHPTAKLAAGVSIGPGSVIGAGVEIGEGTWIGPHVVIQGPTVIGKNNKIFQFASIGDEPQDITYKGEATRLEIGDNNVIREYCMISRGTVKGGGITRIGNQNYLMAYSHIGHDCVVGNNVTMINYAALSGHVIVHDYAIVGAYAAVHQFCHIGAYAFIARATYITKDVLPYVMIAGHTTAACGLNTVGLRRRGFSPSAIECLRRAYKIIFRKGLTVQQAVAELELMQNDCPEVIPMIDALNQSTRGIVR, from the coding sequence GTGATAGATGAACGTGCAATGATCCATCCCACGGCCAAATTGGCAGCTGGGGTATCAATAGGTCCCGGCAGTGTGATTGGTGCTGGGGTTGAAATTGGTGAAGGCACCTGGATTGGCCCTCATGTGGTAATTCAAGGTCCAACTGTTATCGGAAAGAACAACAAGATTTTCCAGTTTGCCTCAATTGGTGACGAGCCACAAGATATCACCTATAAAGGTGAGGCTACTCGTTTGGAAATTGGGGATAACAATGTTATTCGCGAGTACTGCATGATTAGCCGCGGTACAGTCAAGGGTGGAGGCATCACCCGTATAGGTAATCAAAATTATTTAATGGCCTATTCTCACATCGGCCACGACTGTGTTGTTGGTAATAATGTCACGATGATAAATTATGCAGCGCTCTCGGGGCATGTTATAGTTCATGATTACGCGATTGTTGGGGCTTATGCTGCTGTACATCAATTCTGTCATATTGGTGCTTATGCATTTATTGCACGAGCGACATACATTACTAAGGATGTTCTTCCCTACGTCATGATTGCAGGCCATACAACTGCAGCTTGTGGACTTAATACTGTGGGTTTACGACGCCGGGGATTCTCACCTTCCGCCATTGAATGTTTACGACGCGCTTATAAAATCATTTTCCGTAAGGGATTAACTGTACAACAGGCAGTTGCAGAATTAGAACTTATGCAAAATGATTGTCCCGAAGTAATTCCTATGATTGATGCATTAAACCAATCAACACGAGGTATTGTGAGGTAA